One window of the Spirochaetota bacterium genome contains the following:
- the rplF gene encoding 50S ribosomal protein L6, with amino-acid sequence MSRVGKKPVEIPSDVSVSINNNTLIVKGKLGELKLDINPVVDVRIDGNKIIVSPKADTKFARAMWGTTRALINNMVVGVSKGYSKVLQLVGVGYRARLEGNKLVLNVGYSHPVEFVPPQGIKFNVEEQVKITVSGYDKALVGQVSANIRAIRKPEPYKGKGIRYENEVIVLKEGKKTK; translated from the coding sequence ATGTCAAGGGTTGGTAAAAAACCAGTTGAGATACCTAGTGACGTCAGTGTTTCAATTAATAACAATACTCTAATAGTCAAAGGAAAACTTGGAGAACTTAAGTTGGATATAAATCCTGTTGTTGATGTGAGAATAGACGGAAATAAGATTATTGTCTCTCCAAAAGCGGATACTAAGTTTGCTAGAGCTATGTGGGGGACTACCAGGGCGCTTATAAATAACATGGTTGTAGGTGTTTCAAAAGGTTATTCAAAGGTTTTACAACTCGTTGGTGTTGGATACAGGGCTAGGCTTGAAGGCAATAAACTAGTCTTGAATGTAGGGTATTCTCATCCTGTTGAGTTTGTGCCGCCGCAGGGTATAAAGTTTAATGTTGAGGAACAAGTAAAGATCACTGTCAGTGGATACGACAAAGCACTCGTAGGTCAAGTTTCGGCTAATATTAGAGCAATTAGAAAACCTGAACCTTACAAAGGTAAGGGTATAAGGTATGAAAATGAAGTTATAGTTCTCAAAGAAGGTAAGAAGACTAAGTAA
- the rplR gene encoding 50S ribosomal protein L18: MINKVALKNERRDRRKKRVRKNIFGLPNIPRVSIFRSNKYIYAQAIDDVNGRTLVSVSSISKELDKKLGDTIEDAKVLGGLMAKKLLGIGINKIVFDRNFYKYHGVVKAFADAMREGGIQF; encoded by the coding sequence ATGATAAACAAAGTTGCTTTGAAGAATGAAAGAAGAGATAGGAGAAAGAAGAGAGTTAGAAAGAATATATTTGGTCTTCCTAATATTCCTAGGGTCTCCATATTTAGGTCAAATAAGTATATCTACGCTCAAGCCATAGATGATGTTAATGGTAGGACACTTGTGAGTGTTTCTTCCATATCAAAGGAACTAGATAAGAAACTTGGTGATACGATTGAAGACGCAAAAGTTCTCGGTGGTCTTATGGCAAAGAAGCTCTTGGGTATTGGTATCAATAAAATTGTATTTGATAGGAACTTTTACAAGTATCACGGCGTTGTTAAAGCATTTGCGGACGCTATGAGAGAAGGAGGAATTCAGTTCTAG
- the rpsE gene encoding 30S ribosomal protein S5 gives MAEDKNFREKVLMVRRVAKVVEGGKRLHFNALVAVGDGDSMVGIGYSTANELIDAVRKAINKAKKNMFKVKFQGKNRTIPHEVEISYKSCKLVMKPAAPGTGVIAETNLRSILELAGYHDVVTKIIGSTNPVLVSKIAVMALNSLETYEEVAARRGISVRDIFESVKGA, from the coding sequence ATGGCAGAAGATAAGAATTTTAGAGAAAAGGTGTTGATGGTAAGAAGGGTTGCTAAAGTTGTAGAAGGTGGTAAGAGATTACACTTTAACGCACTCGTTGCAGTTGGTGATGGAGACTCTATGGTCGGTATCGGTTATTCAACTGCTAACGAACTTATAGATGCTGTTAGAAAAGCAATAAACAAAGCCAAGAAAAATATGTTTAAAGTCAAGTTTCAAGGAAAGAATAGAACCATACCGCACGAGGTTGAAATTTCATACAAATCCTGTAAATTGGTTATGAAACCTGCTGCTCCTGGAACTGGTGTTATTGCAGAGACAAACTTAAGAAGTATTCTTGAACTAGCAGGATACCACGATGTTGTTACAAAGATAATCGGCTCAACTAATCCAGTGTTGGTTTCAAAGATAGCGGTTATGGCTCTAAACTCACTTGAGACATACGAAGAAGTTGCCGCTAGAAGAGGTATCTCTGTTAGAGATATTTTTGAAAGTGTGAAAGGGGCGTAG
- the rpsH gene encoding 30S ribosomal protein S8, whose amino-acid sequence MGLIADTIGDALNRIRNASNQKHSYVLVKKSKFLARILDILVQNGYIESYEESEDNKYFLKVNLKYYEGKPVIREIKVLSHLSRRIYIGYRDISPFKNNLGIVIISTPKGVMTTTEAKKLKVGGMLVCSVW is encoded by the coding sequence GGATAAGAAATGCTAGTAATCAAAAACATAGTTATGTTCTCGTCAAAAAATCTAAATTCTTAGCAAGAATTCTTGATATATTAGTTCAGAATGGCTACATAGAATCCTATGAAGAAAGCGAGGATAACAAGTACTTCCTCAAGGTGAATTTAAAGTATTATGAGGGTAAGCCTGTGATAAGAGAGATAAAGGTTTTGAGTCATTTGTCAAGAAGAATTTATATTGGATACAGAGATATTAGTCCGTTTAAGAACAATCTGGGAATAGTGATCATTTCTACGCCTAAAGGTGTGATGACTACTACTGAAGCAAAGAAACTAAAAGTTGGTGGAATGTTAGTTTGTTCGGTTTGGTAG